Genomic DNA from Scomber scombrus chromosome 21, fScoSco1.1, whole genome shotgun sequence:
aaaatgtatgagCCGGGATGTGGactgggttttgttttttgttctgagAGAGCTTAATGCTCGGGGCTAATACCAGGCCACTTTGACTCCAACTCTTTGAGTTGGCACTGGCCCTGTGATGTGGATCTAATATGGGCATCTTTCATGGACCCAAAGCACTTACTCTGTACCATGTGATCTCATAAAGACTCCTACATGCCCATCGTCAGATACCCTTTTTTATGGTCTTTAATATCAAACTTCAAAGAATAAGCTTCTGTTtccttgacattttttttttgtgtatctgGAATGACGATATCAGGGCAAACTGTAAAAACTCTTGGTCTTACCAGGACCTTGGTGGTTATATTTCTGTATCTAACTCTGTGGCCTGATGAAACTCAAGTTCAATCACCATACTAAAAAGAGAAACATCCCTCAGATTTATGACAAGCCATATCCCCCTGATCGTTTGATAGTAACAGCTGTAGTAGTCAATAGAAAATTAACAAAGGCTCCCTTTAGTTGACTTTCATCAAGTTTTCGTTTATTGTGATTCTAGTAGGACATGAGGTTGAGGAACAGCAAGGCAAACCATTTTGCTATGGGaaaaccaaagcaaaaaatatatttactgtgagCATTGCCTGAGCATTGAGCTGGGAAGCAACTTTGACCAACAATGCAAAGCCATCTAACAAAACCAGACGCACCAAAACCAGCATCATTAAAATTTATGATTACAGGTTTGGACACCACAGTGTCGAGACCACACTGAAACAGTGCAGGCATTGGTAGAACGAAAGGGTGGGAAGCTTAACATTAAGGCTCAGCAAGGGTAAAAAATGAGAGCTGTGAATCAGTTGAGCTCAGTGACACGTCTCAGAGAGCCGAAGGTGGGGCTGTTACTTCCCCACTCGCTGTGCCTCCTGTACTCGCCAGGGCGCAAGAAGTACTGGCGTCCCCTGTATTGGGGATGTTCATGTAGCATCCAGTAGCCCTCCATGACATTGGCAGATGAGATGTCACGGGTGTGGAAACGCTCATGCAGATCTGGGCAGTCATCCATTAGCTCCATATTCTGGCCTGCAAAGTCAGATCGCTCAAATATCTTCATCCTGTAGTTTCCATTATACtaggaaagagaaaataatgaaacagcCATTTAAGGTAAACATTTGTTAGTTAGTAGAATAACTTGTCTTCAGTTAACTGCTCTTAGCCTAAAACAACAGCACCATTTAACAGATTAGCAATTAGACATCAATTTATggacaaacttttttttcctatacATCCCTGATCCAATGATCCagtctatatttttctttttcttttgacacAATTTAACTGAAGATTTAGGTCAAGCCACAAAAAAAGGCGTTTTTAAAATAGCCACAGGTACTGGCACTGAGAAGTGAAAACAGTAGGACTAGGCTTGGGAACTAAATGATCCTGAACTGGCACTTCTACTGAAAACCTTCAGTGAGAACACTACTGCAAACAGGCTAGGGCATCAGTTAAAACTCACAGGTGGCACCATACGGCAGGAGCGGATACAGTCATTGAAGCCTGCCCAGCGCTGGTAGTCAGGGTACTCGCCCTTGTTCAGCATGTACTGGTAGCCGCCATAATTGGGCTTCTCGTAGGCCACCCAACAACCACTCTCCACTTTTATTGAGTTGCAGCGGCTGAAGAAGTTTTGCATCTCGGGGCAGTCACTACTGCACTCATGGTGACGACCCTGGAAGTTCCTGTCTTCGAAGAATGTAATCTGCAAATGATGGATGGGTGAACATTGATATCACAGGGCTATGCAAAGGACAAATGAACACATGCTTTAAATGTATGACAGCTTTTCAGACTCTTACAATAAATTTAACTCAAATAGTCTGATTGTTATTGTCAACCCTACATTTTAGTATTCAGCGTAAGGTTTGCAAGTTAGCTTTGTCTAGCAAAGTTCTTGTATGAAAAGATTGTAAGTGAAGAATTTTGAAACAGATGAGCTTAAGGGCACATGAGAAAGTGTCCCAAATGATGTACCAGAGGCAAGTTTGAATAAAATTCGGTATAGCATGTGgtatattttaataaagagaaaaatgtctTCAAGGCTTTGCCAAAGTTCTTGGCCCTTTTTCATAAGACTTCAAGCTCATTGAATAATTGCAATTCTTACTACCCTTAACTGAAGACTAAGGCTTAATTTGacagatgtcttgtttttgcttttactcTGCATATTTGtaatttcattcattaatttttttaaccTCAATTCTTTGCCGTTTTTAGCCTTTCcctatgtatgtaaatgtaaataaaatccACTGATAGTTTTACCCATAAAAAGTTTAGTCATCGCTTATTGACTTTGTCTTTGCAGCTTCTCTTAAGTAATCTAACATTGTTAAGTTGTTTACCTGTAAGATGCACATAACTACACGACACAAAATATTTGAGTTGCTGTTACTATATAGATTTTAAAATCGCACGCTTACCTTGCCCATTGTAACTGTGTTAAGTTCAGATCAGAACAGACACCAGGCTGTACCAGACCCCTTTATAGACCTTGCTGGGATCAGGGCTTTGCAAACGTGAAACAAAGCTTTGTCGTGTCAGCACAGTGTACTCTATAGCCTGCACAACACTATAGGACTGGTGAGCTGCAGCAGCCGCTTTGTCTCTGTCAAAGCTCTGCCTGTCTATGGAAAATACTGAACAACTGCACtttctcaaagtgctacaaTAAGAGTTGCAACAGCTGCCTTTATTGGCATGAATGCCATGAACCTGCATGTAGACTGTGAGGATAGACAGGGCAGCAAAGATAAATGGTTTGGTCTGTTTATGGTAGGCATTTGACAGTAATTTGCACAGATCATTTAAGCAGCAATAGGCCTTTATGTGTTAAAGATGAATGCTAACCAGGAGGCAAATCTGCTGCTTGGCTGGAGTATTCACTTCAGACttaatgtttacatgttgtgtgGATTTGCTGAAATAAGCTCACAAAGCACATAGTTATTTTAAAAGCAAgtgtttaatgttcatttgaaaAGCACAGGAGTGGAGTTTACATGAGAGTCCTCATCCTCCTGAAAGAGCCCACCATGGGGTTGTGGCAGCCCCAGTCACCACAGGCCCTGTACTCTCCAGGACGCAGGAAAAACTGGCGTCCCCTGTAGTTAGGGTGCTCGTAGAAGATCCAGAAACCCTCCATGACATTGCAGGAGTAAATGTCACGGAAATGGAAACGGTCAAACACGTTGGGGCAGTCATCCATGAACTCCATTGTGTGTCCCATCATCTCAGGCCTGTTGTAGATCCTCATCTTGTAAGATCCTCTATACTGTGTGTGAAAGTAATTGGGACATGATTATTATGCTATTTTGGTAGGTGTGAACTCTAGAGAGCACTTTAGTAGAGCTTTCTGACCTGAGCTGATCTGTTTAACTTTGAATTCAAGTGACTACTTGGTTTATTCAAGTAAGTATAGATGAGAATGAGCAACAACTCTTTCAGAGCATGACaggattagatttttttttcttcctaaacTGCCAGAAACACTCAATGTGATTTATAGAATTAGAATGAAGGCACCAAGTCTTATGGGGGGTGTATCATATTCCTTTTAAAGGCTGACTGGGTCTCCTTGTGGGCCTTGCAACAGAGACTTTTATGCTATGACCTGCCTGAGTATCTATAAATGACATCAAAAGGCCAGTGATTGACATCCA
This window encodes:
- the LOC134003114 gene encoding gamma-crystallin S-1-like; protein product: MGKHLQITFFEDRNFQGRHHECSSDCPEMQNFFSRCNSIKVESGCWVAYEKPNYGGYQYMLNKGEYPDYQRWAGFNDCIRSCRMVPPYNGNYRMKIFERSDFAGQNMELMDDCPDLHERFHTRDISSANVMEGYWMLHEHPQYRGRQYFLRPGEYRRHSEWGSNSPTFGSLRRVTELN